In the genome of Fusarium poae strain DAOMC 252244 chromosome 1, whole genome shotgun sequence, the window CTGAGGAACTATAGTTTTGCCTGGCGTTTATAAAGTTGGGAAAAGACTTGGTTTGGTGATACCTTTAATGTCACGTATTAATCAAGCGGTTTGACTTGATGACAAGCGAGCAGTATTTGTCTATTATATGGATCTAGTTTTCTAAGTTACATTTGTAAACTTTGCCGCCAATCGAAAGATGCGACGGCCACAGTGGCTTCCGACTTGGCTGGGTATTAACTATATGCCAGGCTTACATGACTATTAAAACTCCTATTCGGAACGGATACGGATACAGTATGCTGCGATTTTCAGTTCCCAGCCGACGGCCCCCCGGCCACTCCCCAGCTCCCGCAACGACCACGGGCTAGACCGAACGGAAAGCTCCACAGTTAAGTTGATATGTCAGGTAAAGGCAGGGGGTCATTTGAGGTTAAAAGTTGGTCAACTGACCACAAAGTATCTTTGGGTTGATGAAGTTTcgtgaaaagaaaagaagaaaaagccaaAGATACGAAGGCTATTTAACCATAATATCCTTGATATGGCGTGCGGAATCAATTCTCAACACCCGCATTGTGTATCACACATTCGTAGAACAAGCAATAAATCGATAAATGCACTCTGTATCCGTAAGCTGTACGGTGCTCTGTACTTGAGGCAAAATTGGTTCCGCCTTTGGTGGAACGTGGGCTTCGGATGATTACAGATGGGTCGGTGGGGTCTAGAAGAGAGTCACTCTATCATCAATAAGGGGTTTCCTACGAGGACCAGCGAACTGCGCTACACTGACTGCTTCAACAAGTCACGCCAGATTGCTTGAAGAAACACCCATCAGCTGGTAAGTGAGTTGCAAAACTATTTGACAGCTATTTAGTTGAGTATGGTTCATGAAACAAGCTAGGGTATCGTTGAACTATTACAACGAGATAAAAGAGTTCCCATATCCAGGTTCGTGGATTTCTCGATGGTGCGGCATGGGATGGGTTAGGTTGCATTCCCAAACGGAATGAGTATCTATCTCAAATAAATATGCCAGGATGCTTGATAAAAAGATGGGATGGGCAGATCTCAAGATTTGATACGGATAGTGGACTGATATGGAGTGTAGGTATTAGGTAGTGACCGTGATTAACAACTACTAAGGCACTGCCTCTGAACTGTGCATAATAAGCGCGAATGCGAGTAATTGTTTGAAATGGATACTATTGTAGACTTGGTTCATGTTTCAGCGAGCGGGCTAACCACGAACCTGACACCAACATCGCAACGGACGTCTCAGAGTCAGGGTCGGGAACAGAGACATAAATTTCAAGTTGCTCTGTACCTAGCTGGCTAATACTAAGTGGTTGGGTCGAATGACTCCTACAGACGCTGGCGTGGGCGGCTAATATAATTACAAGGCGGACGAGCCCAGCCGAGGAAATGAGTTCATCTCGCCCTCGCACAGAACTCGCCTTGTCTCTGAGAGTTTCATAAGTGGAAGAAGGTGTCTGAATGGCAGGTTCCCACTTGCAGTCCAAAACTCTCCTCTCGGGTCTCAGTCTTGATTCGTTGTGAGACACGAGTTGCTGTTGTGGCAGGCATAGATAAACCAAACAGGGGGGATGAATGGATCTCCTAAGCCACAACGAGGCTGACTTGATGGAATTCTGTCTAATGCAAAAAGCAGAAACATTATGTGACTTCACTGAGTACTGGCCAGCAATCGACTGTATCCGTACCTTGGCTGTTTTTATTGGTGCTTATTGCTGAGCAAAGTGATAATTATCTAGCCGGGAAAAGGGCCTCAATTATGATGAAAATGAGAAGGGATTAACAAGAATGACATGCCAGGAccatcaagatcaagcccTCTGGCTGGGGTTGTTTTGCTTGTACAAAATGTAGTCTGTAGTACAATAGAAGAGGGGTGAAGGAGATGGAAGATTTGCGTGTCGTCACCTACTATTCCTTTTTTTGCTCTTTTTTCGCGTTCACGTGGCTGGTTTTCATGTTttagaggtaggtaggtacattCAATTGGTGCCTACTACTGACCTGGCAGGTGCCCAAGACGTCCATACGTTATTGCCTACCTAGTACTAAGGCAGCCTGCAATTTGTCCATGGAGTCGTCGATTGAAAGGGTGCAATTTGGGTGAGGCGGGCAGCTATATTGCCCATACCTCTATCTAAACTTGTCAACGGGGATGCGTTCCGCTCGACGGGGAGATTTGTAGTTTACCCCCTTTTTCTCGTTGTCtgcttttctcttttcaaatCGCTAAGCACATAGTGTCGGTTACGTTGAATCTATCAGAGCGGTGACGGGGTTCCATGTGAGTGAGAGAGGCACTAACAAGTTTACCCGACCTGCCTCAGCTGCTTACCTACTAATactgaggtccataggtactaagttaaAGACTAACTACAGTGTACTTCAGAGTTCAGAGAGAAGTGGGCGGTGTCGAGGTACCTTGGTAGCCCGgtgagaaaaagaaatcaaCAGCCCACATCAATGGAGGCGACCGGGCAGGGCCCGGGCATGGAGGCGAGCTTGTGCGGGCTGTCCACCTCTGCTGTGATGTGCTGTTATTAGCGATGTGAACCCCCAAactgctggcgggcagtggGCGTAGGTTGGCGCCTAGGCTGCCGAAATTTAATGCACATGGTACCTACCGACCGCCGTCATACTGTGCGGCCTGCCTGTCGGGTCCATTGCTGGCTCTGAGCAACCTAATGACCCCACCTCCACAGCCCGCCCACTCCCAGTCACTCTCTCATTCTCTTAGTACCTTAACTGAGATTACTGTCGCTGGTTGCCTTCCATCTCGCTCGCTCCCTCTTCTCACCCCCAAATCTCAACCTCCAAAATTTCCCATCTTCTTACTCAACCTTAACTTCTTAACTTTCTTTTCCGTTACGACCGCTTCCTCTTTTCTATCAAACCAATACCCAAAATCTTCCACAATGGCTACTGAGGTAAGTCGCTGTCCTGATCCTGCTGCACAATTTCCCCCTCTTCTGAAAGGATCTCATGTCCTTTTCCTACTCGGCCTGTTCCCGCCAAAGCCCACAACCCCTCAGTCGAAGCCCAACATGACCGGCACCAACATCACGAGTTTCCTCGATAAGTCCCAGTTCATGGCCTCTAGAGTCTGGTCATGCACCCCACGATGCTCGTTTGGATCTCTCGTTTGCCCTTCATGAATCGTTGGCTGCCTTTACCCCCGTACCATCTCTCACTATCCCTATCTCTCCCAATTAAATGGTGTTTCGATACTAACTCTTATGGTGTGATAGCGTGAAAGGTTTGTCCAGATGCACCCCCTAGCTGCTTCTCTTACAACTGCATCGGCGCTCGGCATCTTGTCTAGCTCGTCCGGTGTTTAAACATCAAGCCACAGAACACCGTTTCGCTAACCTCGTGCGTCTTCCCTCAATATAGCAAGACCTTCCTCGCCCGCCTCTGCGAGCAGGCTGAGCGCTACGATGAGATGGTCACCTATATGAAGGAGGTGGCCAAGCTGGGCGGAGAGCTCACTGTCGACGAGCGTAACCTTCTCAGCGTTGCCTACAAGAACGTTGTCGGTACTCGACGTGCCTCGTGGCGCATCATTTCCTCGATCGAGCAGAAGGAGGAATCTAAGGGATCCGACAAGCACGTTTCCACCATCAAGGACTACCGCAACAAGATCGAGACCGAGCTTGAGAAGGTCTGCCAGGATGTCCTCGACGTTTTGGACGACTTCCTCATCCCTAACGCTGCCACTGGCGAGTCCAAGGTCTTCTACCACAAGATG includes:
- a CDS encoding hypothetical protein (BUSCO:43903at5125), which translates into the protein MATEVSRCPDPAAQFPPLLKGSHVLFLLGLFPPKPTTPQSKPNMTGTNITSFLDKSQFMASRVWSCTPRCSFGSLRERFVQMHPLAASLTTASALGILSSSKTFLARLCEQAERYDEMVTYMKEVAKLGGELTVDERNLLSVAYKNVVGTRRASWRIISSIEQKEESKGSDKHVSTIKDYRNKIETELEKVCQDVLDVLDDFLIPNAATGESKVFYHKMKGDYHRYLAEFASGEKRKGAATAAHDAYKSATDVAQTELTPTHPIRLGLALNFSVFYYEILNSPDRACHLAKQAFDDAIAELDSLSEESYRDSTLIMQLLRDNLTLWTSSDSAEGEAAGAADAPKKEEGEAAKPAEEPAEETAPAPAS